CCAGGGCCGATCACATGGTACTCGATAACCGGGATCTTGCCCATCCGATTGGGCTCGCCGGTCTGCCGCTGGGGTGTGCGCGCGTCAGCGGGCGTGCACCCGGCAACCGCGGCGAGGGAGAGGAGCAGGAGGGCGCGCGTTGTTGCGTAGGTCATGGTCTGTTGACAATCCAGGAAGAAAAAGCGGTGACGGGGTCTGCATCAGGAGAAACCGTGCCGCGGGCGGCGGAGCAGTGCTGGGCACGGGCCGCCTGCCATTCCGGCACATTTCCCCGGCACAGAACTTCCTTTTCCCACCCGCGATGATCCGGCCAGACGCGTAAAGGAGTGAAGATCCAATGCCCAATTTCGAACGTTTGACGGTAAAGGCCGGCGAGGCCATACAGGCGGCGTCCAACGCCGCGCGGCAGGCTGGCAATCCGCAGATAGAAGACTCCCACCTGCTGGCGGCGCTGCTCGACCAGGAGGAGGGGATCGTCGTCCCCATCCTGCAAAAGGTGGGGGTGAACGTGGCGCGGCTCCGCAGCGAGAACGACGCGGCGGCGGCCCGCCTTCCCAAGCAGTCGGGCGCGCAGCCGCACCTGTCGCGCGAGCTGAACGAGGTGCTGGACCGGGCCGAACAGGAGGCGCGGGACCTCAAGGACGAGTACGTCTCCACCGAGCACCTGCTTCTCGGACTGGCGGAGAAGGGGTTCACCACGCGCGACCTCCTGCGCGCGCAGGGCGCCCGGCGCGAGACGCTGGCCGACGCGCTCCAGCAGGTGCGCGGGTCGCACCGCGTGACGGACCAGAACCCCGAGGACAAGTACCAGGCGCTCCAGCGCTTCTCCGTCGATCTCACGGAGCGGGCGCGGCGGGGCAAGCTGGACCCGGTGATCGGCCGCGACGAGGAGATCCGCCGCGTGGTGCAGGTGCTCAGCCGCCGCACCAAGAACAACCCCGTGCTAATCGGCGAGCCCGGCGTCGGCAAGACGGCGATCGCCGAGGGGCTGGCGCAGCGCATCATCAACGGCGACGTGCCGGAGGGGCTGCGCGACAAGACGCTGGTGTCGCTGGACATCGGCGCCATGCTGGCCGGCGCCAAGTACCGCGGCGAGTTCGAGGAGCGCCTCAAGGCCGTCCTCAAGGAGCTGACCGACTCGGCGGGCAAGTTCATCGTCTTCATCGACGAGCTGCACAACATCGTCGGGGCGGGGAAGACGGAGGGGTCGCCCGACGCCGGGAACATGCTGAAGCCGGCGCTGGCCCGCGGCGAGCTGCGGCTAGTGGGCGCCACCACGCTGGACGAGTACCGCCAGTACATCGAAAAGGATGCGGCGCTGGAGCGGCGCTTCCAGCCCGTGTTCGTGGGCGAGCCCACGGTGGAGGCCACCATCGCCATCCTGCGCGGGCTCAAGGAGCGCTACGAGGTGCACCACGGCGTGCGGATCACCGACCCGGCCATCGTGTCGGCGGCCACGCTCAGCAACCGCTACATCGGCGACCGCTTCCTGCCGGACAAGGCGATCGACCTGATCGACGAGGCGGCGAGCAAGCTGCGCATCGAGATCGACTCGCTGCCGCAGGAAATCGACGAGGTGCAGCGGCGGATCATGCAGCTTGAGATCGAGCGAAACGCCCTGCAGCGCGAGATCGACCCCGAGAGCCGCGACCGCCTGAACCGCGTGGAGGAGGAGATTGCCGGGCTGGTGGAGCGCTCGTCCGGGATGAAGGCGCAGTGGCAGAGCGAGAAGGCGGTGATCGCCGAAATGCGCGAGCGCAAGGAGAAGCTGGACGAGCTCAAGGTGGAGCTGGACCGCGCCTCACGCACGGGCGACCTCAACCGCGCCGCCGAGATCCAGTACGGCCAGATCCCCGCGCTCCAGAAGGAGATCGCCGACGACGAGGCTCGCCTGGCCGAGCTGCAGAAGTCGTCGCGCTTCCTCAAGGAGGAGGTGGACAGCGACGACATCGCCGAGGTGGTGGCGAAGTGGACCGGCATCCCCGTCACGCGCATGCTGCAGAGCGACCGCGAGCGGCTGGCGCACCTGGACAAGCACCTGGACAAGCGCGTCATCGGCCAGACGGAGGCGACGGAGGCGGTGGCCAACGCCGTGCGCCGCTCCCGCGCGGGGAT
The DNA window shown above is from Longimicrobium sp. and carries:
- the clpB gene encoding ATP-dependent chaperone ClpB — encoded protein: MPNFERLTVKAGEAIQAASNAARQAGNPQIEDSHLLAALLDQEEGIVVPILQKVGVNVARLRSENDAAAARLPKQSGAQPHLSRELNEVLDRAEQEARDLKDEYVSTEHLLLGLAEKGFTTRDLLRAQGARRETLADALQQVRGSHRVTDQNPEDKYQALQRFSVDLTERARRGKLDPVIGRDEEIRRVVQVLSRRTKNNPVLIGEPGVGKTAIAEGLAQRIINGDVPEGLRDKTLVSLDIGAMLAGAKYRGEFEERLKAVLKELTDSAGKFIVFIDELHNIVGAGKTEGSPDAGNMLKPALARGELRLVGATTLDEYRQYIEKDAALERRFQPVFVGEPTVEATIAILRGLKERYEVHHGVRITDPAIVSAATLSNRYIGDRFLPDKAIDLIDEAASKLRIEIDSLPQEIDEVQRRIMQLEIERNALQREIDPESRDRLNRVEEEIAGLVERSSGMKAQWQSEKAVIAEMRERKEKLDELKVELDRASRTGDLNRAAEIQYGQIPALQKEIADDEARLAELQKSSRFLKEEVDSDDIAEVVAKWTGIPVTRMLQSDRERLAHLDKHLDKRVIGQTEATEAVANAVRRSRAGMQDPNRPIGSFIFLGPTGVGKTETARALAEFLFDSEEAMVRIDMSEYMEKHAVSRLIGAPPGYVGYEEGGQLTEAVRRRPYSVVLFDEIEKAHADVFNVLLQILDDGRVTDSQGRTVNFRNTVIIMTSNIGSPLILERSRLMETPEGAAEVETAVLGELRRHFRPEFLNRVDDIIVFKPLGTAELTVIVDLQLRRLERMLADRKITLQVTDAAKQLIAEEGHDPAYGARPLKRAIQRLVQNPLAMRVLEGEFGDGDTVVVDREPGSHQLVFRSGAEAPVEVAA